One window from the genome of Gemmatimonadota bacterium encodes:
- a CDS encoding M28 family peptidase yields MDPRIASLKARLKASGQADARAARDAVRALAVPRLAGTEAGDRVERWIRRRFERLGFETRLLPFAFSSLPGRYGWTLLAAGLAAASLASAWLLAGGRPFLSAGALLLPLAAAAYAARRASAWTSGLPWGRLEGRNMVFTRPGGTVRYLIAAHRDSKSQPTSTGARLRASALAALGWATLGLLAAHGAAGAAAAALGAWADGRLPATLLDAARELLGPALSWNPPPALLGVVAGVTAAAAAFVALSWAGNESPGALDNATGVVALLALAERLRDRQDVGYLVTDAEELALAGARAAAPEVTPLVGIINLDGLDDDGPVHVVERYGLPRRGRAPHLAAALLTAAAGLELDIQRHDAPRGILLEHSAYSDAGVPSLTVARGPRSALGRIHRPSDRAETIDGRGVASIVALIEGALHLLEDPHAPAPAPPLLPGRAHPSARDLRPAADPQRTPLFAHRPAEAPLPLAEDSDYG; encoded by the coding sequence GTGGACCCGCGCATCGCGTCGCTCAAGGCCCGCCTGAAGGCGTCCGGTCAGGCGGACGCGCGCGCGGCGCGCGACGCGGTCCGCGCGCTCGCCGTGCCGCGCCTCGCCGGGACCGAGGCGGGCGATCGGGTGGAGCGCTGGATCCGGCGCCGCTTCGAGCGGCTCGGGTTCGAGACCCGCCTCCTGCCCTTCGCTTTTTCCAGCCTGCCGGGACGCTACGGCTGGACCCTGCTCGCCGCCGGCCTGGCGGCGGCCTCGCTGGCTTCCGCGTGGCTGCTGGCGGGCGGCCGGCCGTTCCTGAGCGCGGGGGCCCTGCTGCTCCCGCTCGCGGCGGCGGCGTACGCGGCGCGGCGGGCGTCGGCGTGGACCTCCGGGCTGCCGTGGGGCCGGCTGGAGGGGCGCAACATGGTGTTCACGCGGCCGGGGGGAACGGTCCGCTACCTGATCGCCGCGCACCGCGACTCCAAGTCGCAGCCCACCTCCACGGGCGCGCGTCTGCGCGCCTCCGCGCTCGCCGCGCTCGGCTGGGCGACGCTCGGGCTCCTGGCCGCCCACGGCGCGGCCGGAGCAGCCGCGGCGGCGCTGGGGGCGTGGGCGGACGGCAGGCTCCCGGCCACGCTGCTCGACGCCGCGCGCGAGCTGCTGGGACCGGCGCTGTCCTGGAACCCGCCGCCGGCGCTCCTGGGGGTCGTAGCCGGGGTCACGGCGGCGGCCGCCGCGTTCGTCGCGCTCTCCTGGGCGGGCAACGAGTCCCCCGGGGCGCTCGACAACGCCACCGGAGTGGTGGCGTTGCTCGCGCTGGCGGAGCGACTCCGGGATAGGCAGGACGTCGGCTACCTGGTGACCGACGCCGAGGAGCTGGCACTCGCGGGCGCGCGCGCCGCGGCTCCGGAGGTGACGCCGCTGGTGGGCATCATCAACCTCGACGGGCTGGACGACGACGGCCCGGTCCACGTGGTGGAGCGCTACGGGTTGCCTCGCCGCGGGCGGGCGCCTCACCTGGCGGCGGCGCTGCTCACGGCGGCCGCCGGGCTGGAGCTGGACATCCAGCGGCACGACGCGCCGCGCGGCATCCTGCTGGAGCACTCCGCCTACAGCGACGCCGGCGTCCCGTCGCTGACGGTAGCCCGTGGGCCGCGCAGCGCGCTCGGTCGTATCCACCGCCCCTCCGACCGGGCGGAGACGATCGACGGGAGGGGCGTGGCGTCCATCGTGGCGCTGATCGAAGGAGCGTTGCACCTTCTGGAGGATCCGCACGCCCCGGCGCCCGCGCCCCCGTTGCTGCCTGGCCGCGCACACCCCAGCGCTCGCGACCTGCGGCCGGCGGCGGATCCCCAGCGTACCCCTCTGTTCGCGCACCGACCGGCCGAGGCGCCGCTCCCGCTCGCAGAGGATTCCGATTACGGCTGA
- a CDS encoding adenylosuccinate synthase — translation MRTERCRVVVGAQWGDEGKGKIVDVLAERADIVARYQGGANAGHTVHVGGEEFVLHQIPSGILHEGTRCLLGNGVVFDLEQFLQEADALSARGIEISGKVGLSGRAHILLSYHKRLDAMSEAGRGAGKIGTTGRGIGPAYEDKVSRHGVRLAELRRGDQARERICAAAERANVRLRAAGAEPVDPDEVAGTVLAAAERVLPLVTDVGAEIHTAIVAGQRVLLEGAQGALLDIDHGTYPYVTSSTTTAAGAATGVGIGPTYIDSVLGVVKAYTTRVGSGPLPTELDGDLGERLRELGGEYGATTGRPRRCGWFDAVVARFAARVNGLTGLAVTKLDVLDTLEEVRVASSYRVDGADLDGFPDDLDVLARAEPIYETLPGWRAPTSEARSRDQLPDNARRFLDRLEELVGVDIEYVSVGSKREQIIRV, via the coding sequence ATGCGCACTGAACGCTGCAGGGTTGTCGTCGGCGCCCAATGGGGCGACGAGGGCAAGGGCAAGATCGTGGACGTTTTGGCAGAGCGCGCGGACATCGTGGCGCGCTACCAGGGCGGCGCGAACGCCGGCCACACGGTCCACGTGGGCGGCGAGGAATTCGTCCTGCACCAGATCCCCTCGGGGATCCTGCACGAGGGCACGCGCTGTCTCCTGGGCAACGGCGTCGTGTTCGACCTGGAGCAATTCCTCCAGGAAGCCGACGCCCTGTCCGCGCGCGGAATCGAGATTTCCGGCAAGGTGGGCCTGAGCGGCCGCGCCCACATCCTGCTGTCCTACCATAAGCGGCTGGACGCCATGAGCGAGGCGGGGCGCGGCGCCGGCAAGATCGGCACGACGGGCCGGGGCATCGGACCCGCCTACGAGGACAAGGTGTCGCGACACGGCGTGCGCCTCGCGGAGCTGCGCCGCGGCGACCAGGCGCGCGAGCGCATCTGCGCCGCCGCCGAGCGCGCCAACGTTCGCCTGCGCGCGGCCGGCGCGGAGCCCGTGGACCCCGACGAGGTGGCCGGCACGGTGCTCGCGGCCGCCGAGCGCGTGCTGCCGCTGGTTACCGACGTGGGCGCCGAGATCCACACCGCCATCGTGGCCGGCCAGCGCGTCCTGCTGGAGGGCGCGCAGGGTGCGCTGCTGGACATCGACCACGGCACTTACCCCTACGTCACGTCCTCAACCACGACGGCGGCCGGCGCGGCGACCGGCGTGGGCATCGGGCCCACCTACATCGACTCGGTCCTGGGCGTGGTGAAGGCGTACACGACCAGGGTAGGCAGCGGGCCGTTGCCCACCGAGCTGGACGGTGACCTGGGAGAGCGCCTGCGCGAGCTGGGCGGCGAGTACGGCGCGACCACCGGACGGCCGCGCCGGTGCGGCTGGTTCGACGCCGTGGTGGCCCGTTTCGCCGCGCGCGTGAACGGTCTCACCGGGCTGGCGGTCACCAAGCTCGACGTGCTGGACACCCTGGAGGAGGTGCGGGTGGCCAGCAGCTACCGCGTGGACGGCGCCGATCTGGACGGGTTTCCGGACGACTTGGATGTCCTCGCTCGCGCCGAGCCGATCTACGAGACGCTCCCGGGCTGGCGGGCCCCCACCAGCGAGGCGCGCAGCCGCGACCAACTGCCGGACAACGCGCGGCGCTTCCTGGATCGCCTCGAAGAGCTGGTGGGCGTGGACATCGAGTACGTTTCGGTGGGTAGCAAGCGAGAGCAGATAATTCGCGTCTAG
- the ffh gene encoding signal recognition particle protein: MFEELSEKLDGVLGRFRQRGLLTEPTIREGLREIRRALLEADVNYLVAKDFLAQVQERALEERVLKSVSPGQQIVKIVHDELIRLLGGERGSLAIAAVPPSVVLLVGLQGSGKTTTATKLARRLEREGRKPMLAALDVRRPAAIDQLETLAAQVGVPVFSDRDTQDVPGLAERALERARSERCRVLILDSAGRLQIDEELMDELRRVAERVEPVDTLLVADAMTGQEAVRIAEGFHEALGLTGVVLTKLDGDARGGAALSIRAATGVPIKFAGVGERPQDLDVFDPARMADRLLQRGDVVGLVERAQQTFDESETEKLQKKFEREGEFDLDDYLVAMGQMQKLGPLESILGMLPGVGKALKGVQLDPKKLKHVEAIILSMTPQERRRPQILNGSRRKRIALGSGRTVQEVNLLMKQFKQMQQLMKQMKNMGLGGAGGGLLGGAGSFPGMPMN, translated from the coding sequence ATGTTCGAGGAACTCAGCGAAAAGCTCGACGGGGTACTCGGACGCTTCCGCCAGCGCGGCCTGCTGACGGAACCGACGATCCGCGAAGGCCTGCGCGAAATAAGGCGCGCGCTGCTCGAGGCGGACGTCAACTATTTGGTGGCCAAGGATTTCCTGGCGCAGGTGCAGGAGCGGGCGCTCGAGGAGCGGGTGCTGAAGTCGGTGTCGCCCGGGCAGCAGATCGTGAAGATCGTGCACGACGAGCTGATCCGGCTGCTCGGTGGCGAGCGAGGGAGCCTGGCGATCGCGGCGGTGCCGCCGTCGGTGGTGCTGCTGGTCGGGCTGCAGGGGTCGGGCAAGACCACCACGGCGACCAAGCTGGCGCGCCGCCTCGAGCGGGAGGGTCGCAAGCCGATGCTGGCGGCCCTCGACGTGCGCCGGCCGGCCGCGATAGACCAGCTCGAGACGCTCGCGGCGCAGGTGGGCGTGCCGGTGTTCTCGGACCGCGACACGCAGGACGTGCCCGGGCTCGCAGAACGCGCGCTGGAGCGGGCTCGCTCAGAGCGCTGCCGGGTGCTGATCCTGGACAGCGCCGGGCGGCTGCAGATCGACGAGGAGCTCATGGACGAGCTCCGGCGGGTCGCGGAGCGGGTCGAGCCGGTGGACACGCTGCTGGTGGCCGACGCGATGACCGGGCAGGAGGCGGTTCGCATCGCCGAAGGCTTCCACGAGGCGCTCGGTCTGACGGGCGTCGTGCTGACGAAGCTGGACGGAGACGCACGCGGCGGCGCGGCGCTGTCGATCCGGGCCGCGACCGGAGTGCCGATCAAGTTCGCCGGGGTGGGCGAGCGTCCGCAGGACCTGGACGTGTTCGACCCGGCGCGCATGGCCGACCGGTTGCTGCAGCGGGGCGACGTGGTCGGGTTGGTCGAGCGGGCGCAACAGACGTTCGACGAGAGCGAGACGGAGAAGCTCCAGAAGAAGTTCGAGCGCGAGGGCGAGTTCGACCTGGACGACTACCTCGTGGCGATGGGCCAGATGCAGAAGCTCGGCCCGCTGGAGTCGATCCTGGGAATGCTCCCGGGGGTGGGGAAGGCGCTCAAGGGCGTCCAGCTCGACCCCAAGAAGCTGAAGCACGTGGAGGCGATCATCCTGTCGATGACGCCCCAGGAGCGGCGCCGGCCGCAGATCCTGAACGGATCGCGGCGCAAGCGGATCGCACTGGGATCCGGCCGCACGGTGCAGGAGGTCAACCTCCTGATGAAGCAGTTCAAGCAGATGCAGCAGCTCATGAAGCAGATGAAGAACATGGGGCTCGGGGGTGCGGGCGGCGGTCTCCTTGGAGGCGCCGGATCGTTCCCGGGCATGCCGATGAACTAG
- the rpsP gene encoding 30S ribosomal protein S16 — MAVRIRLRRVGRKKQPSYRIVVADSAAPRDGNYLEAVGFYNPRTSPAELRLDLDKTDEWLGKGAQPTDTVASLIRKARNGGDSIVGYYGVDGAEAPAGARKTRIAPPKAQKKKAPAEEAAIVAEAAVAAEAAPEAESAPEAEAAAEEEAAPEAVAEEEAPEAEAATEEAPAAEAAVEEEAAPEAEAAAEEEAAPEAEAAAEEEAPEAEAAAEEEAAPEAEPAAKEEAPEAEAAVEEAPEAEAAVEEAPEAEAAAEEAAPEAEAAAEEEAAPEAEAAVEEEAAPEAEAVAEAAPEVEAEEAPEAEASADEPEEDKEG; from the coding sequence ATGGCCGTTCGAATCAGACTCCGGCGCGTTGGCCGGAAGAAGCAGCCCAGCTATCGCATCGTCGTCGCCGATTCCGCGGCCCCGCGGGACGGCAACTACCTGGAGGCTGTGGGCTTCTACAATCCGCGCACCAGCCCGGCGGAGCTGCGCCTGGACCTCGACAAGACCGACGAGTGGCTGGGCAAGGGCGCCCAGCCGACCGACACGGTCGCCTCGTTGATCCGCAAGGCGCGCAACGGCGGCGACTCGATCGTGGGCTACTACGGGGTCGACGGCGCCGAGGCGCCCGCTGGAGCGCGGAAGACACGGATAGCGCCGCCGAAGGCGCAGAAGAAGAAGGCCCCGGCGGAGGAAGCGGCGATCGTGGCCGAGGCCGCCGTCGCCGCGGAGGCCGCGCCCGAGGCGGAATCTGCGCCCGAAGCCGAGGCCGCCGCCGAGGAGGAGGCTGCGCCCGAGGCCGTCGCTGAAGAAGAGGCCCCTGAGGCGGAGGCCGCGACTGAGGAGGCGCCCGCAGCCGAGGCTGCCGTGGAGGAGGAGGCTGCGCCCGAAGCCGAGGCTGCCGCCGAGGAGGAGGCTGCGCCCGAAGCCGAAGCCGCCGCCGAGGAAGAGGCTCCCGAGGCCGAAGCTGCCGCCGAGGAGGAGGCTGCGCCCGAAGCCGAGCCCGCCGCCAAGGAAGAGGCTCCCGAGGCCGAGGCTGCCGTAGAAGAGGCTCCCGAGGCCGAAGCTGCCGTAGAAGAGGCTCCCGAGGCCGAAGCGGCTGCTGAAGAGGCGGCGCCCGAAGCCGAGGCTGCCGCCGAGGAGGAGGCTGCGCCCGAGGCCGAAGCTGCCGTGGAGGAGGAGGCTGCGCCCGAGGCCGAGGCCGTCGCTGAGGCGGCGCCCGAAGTCGAAGCCGAAGAGGCTCCCGAGGCAGAGGCTTCCGCGGACGAGCCCGAGGAAGACAAGGAGGGGTGA
- the rimM gene encoding ribosome maturation factor RimM (Essential for efficient processing of 16S rRNA): MSEPSLLIVGHLNKAHGTKGELFLWPLTGDPAAVFVPGAELVLGDSEGVADEASERVVIERVRPFKRGMLVKPRGMEDRTAVEPLAGRYVAMPREDLPPLEEGEVFYHQLLGLNVETVEGASVGRVREVYELATADLLEVEGAERTHLIPLVAEMVQQIDVENGRLVIDPPEGLLDL; the protein is encoded by the coding sequence GTGAGCGAACCCTCGCTGCTCATCGTGGGCCACCTGAACAAGGCCCACGGCACCAAGGGGGAGCTGTTCCTCTGGCCGCTGACGGGCGATCCGGCGGCGGTGTTCGTTCCCGGGGCCGAGCTGGTGCTCGGGGACTCGGAGGGAGTCGCGGACGAGGCGAGCGAGCGGGTCGTCATCGAGCGCGTGCGACCCTTCAAGCGCGGCATGCTGGTCAAGCCGCGCGGCATGGAGGACAGGACGGCCGTGGAGCCGCTGGCCGGCCGTTATGTGGCCATGCCGCGCGAGGATCTGCCGCCGCTGGAAGAGGGCGAGGTGTTCTACCACCAGCTCCTCGGCCTGAACGTGGAGACGGTCGAGGGAGCGTCGGTCGGGCGCGTGCGCGAGGTCTACGAGCTCGCCACCGCGGACCTGCTCGAGGTGGAGGGAGCGGAGCGGACGCACCTGATTCCGCTGGTGGCGGAGATGGTGCAGCAGATCGATGTAGAGAACGGCCGGCTGGTGATCGACCCGCCGGAAGGGCTCCTCGACCTGTAG
- the trmD gene encoding tRNA (guanosine(37)-N1)-methyltransferase TrmD, whose protein sequence is MDIHVVTIFPDMVRAVLETSIPGRVAQAGLARYDVVDLRAHTTDRHRTVDDYPYGGGGGMVMKPEPFFRAVASIAPQGPIILLSPRGRRFAHEDGVRLSLEPELTLLCGHYKDVDQRVAEGLATEELSLGDFVLSGGELAALAVVDAVVRLLPGALGAHESAAGDSFYEGGLLGAPSYTRPQTFHGMEVPEVLRSGDHAAIEAWRREQEERLTRERRPDLWVKHMTDAPSGDDHGAAESDG, encoded by the coding sequence GTGGACATCCACGTGGTCACGATCTTCCCGGACATGGTCCGGGCGGTGCTGGAAACGAGCATTCCCGGGCGCGTCGCCCAGGCCGGACTGGCGCGCTACGACGTGGTGGACCTGCGCGCCCACACGACGGACCGCCACCGCACGGTGGATGACTACCCGTACGGGGGCGGCGGCGGCATGGTGATGAAGCCCGAGCCGTTCTTCCGGGCGGTGGCGTCGATCGCGCCGCAGGGGCCGATCATTCTGCTGTCGCCCAGGGGCAGGCGCTTCGCGCACGAAGACGGGGTCAGGCTGTCGCTGGAGCCGGAGCTGACGCTCCTGTGTGGCCACTACAAGGACGTGGACCAGCGGGTCGCGGAAGGCCTCGCCACGGAGGAGTTGTCGCTGGGCGACTTCGTCCTCAGCGGCGGCGAGCTGGCCGCGCTGGCGGTGGTGGACGCGGTGGTTCGGCTGCTGCCGGGCGCGCTGGGCGCGCACGAGTCGGCGGCCGGGGACTCGTTCTACGAAGGCGGCCTGCTTGGCGCGCCATCGTACACGAGGCCTCAAACGTTTCATGGCATGGAGGTGCCCGAGGTCTTGCGGTCCGGTGATCACGCCGCGATCGAGGCTTGGCGCCGCGAGCAGGAGGAGCGGCTGACGCGCGAGCGGCGGCCCGACCTCTGGGTGAAGCACATGACCGACGCGCCCTCGGGAGACGACCACGGGGCCGCGGAATCGGACGGATAG
- the rplS gene encoding 50S ribosomal protein L19, which yields MGILQDVHREQIRDDIPDFAPGDTLRVNVRVREGEKERLQAFEGVCIARKNGGVSETFTVRKVSSGVGVERIFPLHSPSLESIKVVRRGRVRRAKLYYLRQLQGKAARIREKR from the coding sequence ATGGGCATTCTACAAGACGTGCACAGAGAGCAGATCCGGGACGACATTCCGGATTTCGCCCCGGGCGACACGCTGCGCGTCAACGTGCGCGTGCGCGAGGGCGAGAAGGAACGCCTCCAGGCCTTCGAAGGTGTCTGCATCGCGCGCAAGAACGGCGGCGTCAGCGAGACCTTCACCGTGCGCAAGGTGTCTAGCGGCGTCGGCGTTGAGCGCATCTTCCCGCTCCACTCGCCCTCGCTGGAGAGCATCAAGGTGGTGCGCCGGGGCCGCGTGCGGCGCGCCAAGCTGTACTACCTGCGCCAGCTGCAGGGGAAGGCCGCGCGCATCCGCGAGAAGCGGTAG
- a CDS encoding ribonuclease HII: MTQQAALLQRHEALAVKKRKRRRRPSGYLKLERELWASGFTRVAGVDEAGRGPLAGPVFAAAVILPPGRILRGVDDSKLLTAGVRERLAGRIQERALAWAVGAASAREVDRLNILRASHLAMRRALRRLAVVPEHVVVDGLAVPDLAPECTPVVEGDRLVHSVSCASILAKVYRDRLMRRLAPRYPGYGWETNVGYATSEHRSAINELGITPHHRRSFQPVQLGLDLFGEGVR; encoded by the coding sequence ATGACCCAGCAAGCCGCCCTCCTCCAGCGCCATGAAGCGCTCGCCGTGAAGAAGCGCAAGCGCAGGCGCCGGCCCAGCGGTTACCTGAAGCTCGAGCGGGAGCTGTGGGCGAGCGGCTTCACGCGCGTCGCCGGCGTGGACGAGGCGGGCCGGGGGCCTCTGGCCGGGCCCGTGTTCGCCGCCGCTGTGATCTTGCCGCCCGGCCGTATTCTGCGTGGCGTCGACGACTCCAAGCTGCTGACCGCGGGGGTCCGCGAGCGGCTGGCCGGGCGCATCCAGGAGCGCGCCCTCGCGTGGGCGGTGGGCGCCGCCAGCGCACGCGAGGTGGACCGCCTCAACATCCTGCGGGCCAGCCACCTGGCCATGCGGCGGGCGCTGCGGCGGCTGGCCGTCGTGCCGGAGCACGTGGTGGTCGATGGGCTGGCCGTACCGGACCTGGCGCCGGAGTGCACGCCGGTGGTGGAGGGCGACAGGCTGGTGCACTCGGTGTCGTGCGCGTCGATCCTGGCCAAGGTCTACCGCGACCGGCTGATGCGGCGCCTGGCGCCCCGCTACCCGGGCTACGGCTGGGAGACAAACGTGGGTTACGCCACCTCGGAGCACCGCTCCGCCATCAACGAGCTGGGCATCACGCCGCACCACCGGCGCAGCTTCCAGCCGGTGCAGCTCGGGCTGGACCTATTCGGCGAGGGAGTGCGATGA
- a CDS encoding site-specific integrase, protein MNHLEPYFNGWRAVDIDTAAVQGYIRTREKEGAKGGTINRELAALRRAMRLGQRVRMVDHLPTFEMLPENVREGFITEDQFGSLLTELPDYLRPLVEFLYVTGWRVGDALSRTWKDVDLGDPGWVRIEGSDTKEKRGRQFPMIPRLRSVLEAQQDKREDFEAKLGRKIPHVFFYYRTQGAARAGAPLGDCRHAWRSACERAEGVPEGLYIHDLRRSAARSFIRAGMSERNAMALTGHQTPSILRRYDIVSESDLLESGEKLSAFFDAGAKHGKR, encoded by the coding sequence TTGAATCATCTCGAACCCTACTTCAACGGGTGGCGAGCCGTGGACATCGACACGGCCGCCGTCCAGGGATACATCCGGACCCGTGAGAAGGAAGGCGCGAAGGGTGGCACGATCAACCGCGAGCTCGCGGCGCTCCGTCGAGCCATGCGCCTCGGCCAGCGGGTCCGCATGGTGGACCACCTGCCTACCTTCGAGATGCTGCCGGAGAACGTCCGCGAGGGCTTCATCACCGAGGACCAGTTTGGCAGCCTGCTGACGGAGTTGCCGGACTACCTGCGCCCGTTGGTGGAGTTTCTGTACGTCACTGGATGGCGGGTAGGGGATGCGCTCTCGCGCACCTGGAAGGACGTGGACCTCGGGGATCCAGGTTGGGTCCGGATTGAGGGATCCGACACCAAGGAGAAGCGCGGCCGGCAATTCCCGATGATTCCCCGTCTGCGCTCCGTACTCGAAGCACAACAGGACAAGCGGGAGGACTTCGAGGCGAAGCTAGGGCGGAAGATCCCTCATGTGTTCTTCTACTACCGGACCCAAGGCGCCGCGCGAGCGGGCGCCCCTCTCGGGGATTGCCGACACGCGTGGCGGAGCGCCTGCGAGCGGGCGGAGGGGGTGCCGGAGGGTTTGTACATCCACGACCTCCGCCGGTCCGCCGCGCGGTCCTTCATTCGTGCCGGGATGTCGGAACGCAATGCGATGGCCCTCACGGGGCACCAAACCCCGAGCATCCTACGCCGCTACGACATCGTGTCCGAGTCGGACTTGTTGGAGTCCGGAGAGAAGCTATCCGCCTTCTTCGATGCCGGCGCCAAGCATGGCAAGCGCTAG